A stretch of the Vibrio sp. SS-MA-C1-2 genome encodes the following:
- a CDS encoding ROK family protein codes for MSKEILLAFDIGGTQVKYGVVTKEGEILEKGAIDTSHSGDEIVANIVKIKNQLAKQYPLHGASFSMPGFVDVNSGYLETAGAIYDFYGLNFRDLMLEKLGLPVELDNDVNCVAMAEKWLGNGKGIDNFLCFTIGTGIGGAVVINNQIVRGHNFRAGEFGFTLANNPFKAERKGNGLSDTASIYGGLRKKLVRRKPELNFDETSGKDVYRLAENGNKDAQQVIEAFYQSIAIGIYNLTFALNPQKVLLGGAISAREEIYPEITKALQYILEREAPQFKVQVSDFVTLESTAFNNDSGIIGAAHHFFMMAETRK; via the coding sequence ATGAGTAAAGAGATTTTATTAGCATTTGATATTGGTGGCACACAAGTTAAATATGGCGTTGTGACTAAAGAGGGTGAGATTTTAGAAAAGGGCGCCATTGATACCAGTCATTCTGGGGATGAGATTGTTGCTAATATTGTCAAAATAAAAAATCAACTTGCTAAACAATATCCTTTGCATGGTGCCTCTTTCTCAATGCCTGGTTTTGTTGATGTAAATAGTGGCTATTTAGAAACTGCGGGCGCTATTTATGATTTTTATGGCCTTAACTTTCGTGACTTAATGTTAGAGAAGTTAGGTCTACCTGTTGAGCTAGATAATGATGTAAATTGTGTTGCGATGGCAGAGAAGTGGTTAGGCAATGGCAAAGGAATTGATAATTTTCTTTGCTTTACTATCGGTACTGGCATTGGTGGTGCGGTTGTCATTAATAATCAAATTGTTCGTGGTCATAATTTTAGAGCCGGTGAATTTGGTTTCACACTTGCAAATAATCCATTTAAAGCCGAAAGAAAAGGCAATGGACTAAGTGACACCGCTTCAATTTATGGCGGATTACGAAAGAAACTGGTTCGAAGAAAGCCTGAATTAAATTTTGACGAAACCTCTGGCAAAGACGTTTATCGATTAGCAGAAAATGGCAATAAAGATGCCCAACAAGTCATAGAAGCATTTTATCAAAGTATTGCTATCGGCATCTACAACCTGACTTTTGCCCTCAATCCACAAAAAGTGTTACTCGGTGGGGCGATTAGCGCAAGAGAAGAGATCTACCCTGAAATCACTAAAGCTTTGCAATATATTTTAGAACGAGAAGCACCGCAATTTAAGGTTCAAGTTTCAGATTTTGTCACTCTTGAATCTACCGCATTTAATAATGATTCTGGAATTATTGGTGCTGCTCATCACTTTTTTATGATGGCTGAGACGCGTAAATAG
- a CDS encoding LacI family DNA-binding transcriptional regulator — protein sequence MTTINDICRKVGFSKATVSRVLNNTGQVKQSTKDIIYQAMEEMNYRPSSIAQALATNSSNSIGLVLSDFDGDYFGRLLKHASSTADKLGKQLVIADGHNDAEQEKKAVHFLVDRKCDIIILYSRKLSNDDLIKLKQTSSVPIINVGHVLTEDAGFSIGIDHQQAATLAMQYLVDNHHQQIGYIGPTPVTSTSIIRFNTFRDTVLELQNINQDKKESQDHLNPRCYNFTDGYTASEGYHAATELLKRPQPLTAIFAASDGLAIGVLKAIKEANLRIPEDISLIGIDNDVNSQFMSPSLTTIHLPIANMIKEAFSFAEQVMVDNELKPKQVSLKGSLIERESTRPNTV from the coding sequence ATGACCACTATAAATGATATTTGTCGTAAAGTTGGCTTTTCAAAAGCGACGGTTTCTCGCGTCCTCAATAATACTGGACAAGTAAAACAGTCAACCAAAGACATTATCTATCAAGCAATGGAAGAGATGAATTATCGTCCAAGCTCTATTGCCCAGGCATTAGCGACAAATTCTTCTAATAGTATTGGGTTGGTTTTATCTGATTTTGATGGTGATTACTTTGGGCGATTACTAAAACATGCATCATCAACGGCGGATAAACTAGGAAAGCAGTTAGTCATTGCTGATGGTCATAATGATGCAGAGCAAGAAAAGAAAGCTGTTCATTTTTTAGTCGATCGTAAATGTGACATTATTATCCTTTATTCTCGTAAACTCTCCAATGATGATTTGATTAAACTAAAGCAAACCTCCTCGGTTCCAATTATTAATGTTGGCCATGTTTTAACGGAAGATGCTGGTTTTTCTATTGGGATTGATCACCAACAAGCTGCAACGTTAGCGATGCAGTACCTTGTCGATAATCATCACCAACAGATTGGTTATATTGGTCCAACACCCGTGACATCGACCTCTATTATTCGTTTTAATACCTTTAGAGATACGGTACTTGAACTTCAGAATATCAATCAAGATAAAAAGGAGAGTCAAGACCACTTAAATCCTAGATGTTATAACTTCACAGATGGTTATACCGCTTCTGAAGGTTACCATGCGGCGACGGAGTTATTAAAACGTCCTCAGCCATTGACGGCTATTTTTGCGGCTAGTGATGGATTAGCGATTGGAGTGTTAAAAGCGATCAAAGAAGCAAACTTACGTATACCAGAAGATATTTCACTAATTGGGATTGATAATGATGTTAATAGTCAATTTATGAGCCCGTCATTGACTACGATTCATCTACCTATTGCCAATATGATCAAAGAGGCATTTAGTTTTGCCGAACAAGTGATGGTAGATAATGAACTTAAACCCAAACAAGTTTCATTAAAAGGATCATTGATCGAGCGTGAATCTACACGCCCTAACACTGTTTAA